Proteins encoded in a region of the Pseudomonas viciae genome:
- a CDS encoding AAA family ATPase has protein sequence MHVINDSDAYPSERDAVQRLAPQPCTIRDTGLTDSFLGELVCKHLHDAGVLDMTRLVERLALTGAVLEEVLAFLRKDGRVEVLGQVGQTSVQALRYGLTERGRSFARDALARSGYIGAAPFPVSTYRSLIKIQTIHHGRVTANDMNRALAGVVLTQGMLDQLGVALNSGRAIMIYGPAGTGKTYVSSRLIRLFAEAIWVPHAIVINESVIEIYDPQVHQRLDDNSQSNNLMLNEGIDRRLLCCKRPIVITGGELSMEQLDVRYDPFTRQYQAALQLKASNGLFIIDDMGRQRMAPAELLNRWIVPMEEKRDFINLGGGRHCELPFDLVLVFSTNLNPLELADEAFLRRIGYKVQFGYLKPEEYERIWRQECERLGIPYDPLLVRYVLQRLYAGEGMPLVPCHPRDLLNMALDRQRYLGGSGPLLPQELEWAWHNYFVQLDFL, from the coding sequence ATGCACGTCATCAACGATAGCGATGCCTACCCCAGCGAACGGGACGCGGTACAACGCCTGGCGCCTCAGCCGTGCACCATTCGTGACACCGGCCTGACCGACAGTTTCCTGGGTGAGCTGGTGTGCAAGCATCTGCACGATGCCGGTGTGCTGGACATGACGCGGCTGGTGGAGCGCCTGGCCTTGACCGGCGCGGTACTGGAAGAGGTCCTGGCGTTCCTGCGCAAGGACGGTCGCGTCGAGGTGCTTGGCCAGGTCGGACAGACGAGTGTACAGGCACTGCGCTACGGCCTGACCGAGCGCGGTCGCAGTTTCGCCCGTGACGCCCTGGCGCGCAGCGGCTATATCGGTGCGGCACCTTTTCCGGTAAGTACCTATCGCTCCCTGATCAAGATCCAGACGATTCACCATGGCCGCGTCACCGCCAATGATATGAACCGGGCCCTGGCTGGCGTGGTGCTGACCCAAGGAATGCTCGACCAGTTGGGTGTGGCGCTGAACTCCGGCCGGGCGATCATGATTTATGGGCCGGCCGGCACCGGCAAGACGTATGTCAGCAGTCGGTTGATCCGCCTGTTTGCCGAGGCCATCTGGGTGCCCCACGCCATTGTCATCAACGAATCGGTGATCGAGATCTACGATCCGCAGGTGCACCAGCGCCTGGATGACAACAGCCAATCGAACAACCTGATGCTCAATGAAGGCATCGACCGCCGCCTGCTGTGCTGCAAACGCCCCATCGTTATCACCGGTGGCGAGTTGAGCATGGAACAGCTGGACGTGCGCTACGACCCCTTCACCCGCCAGTACCAGGCCGCGTTGCAGCTCAAGGCCAGCAACGGGCTGTTCATCATCGATGACATGGGGCGTCAGCGCATGGCTCCAGCCGAGCTGCTCAATCGCTGGATCGTGCCCATGGAAGAGAAGCGTGACTTCATCAACCTGGGGGGTGGCCGGCACTGCGAATTGCCGTTCGACCTGGTGCTGGTGTTTTCCACCAACCTCAACCCCCTGGAGCTGGCCGACGAGGCCTTCCTGCGGCGCATCGGCTACAAGGTGCAGTTCGGTTACCTCAAGCCCGAGGAGTACGAACGCATCTGGCGCCAGGAATGCGAACGCCTGGGTATCCCGTATGACCCGCTGCTGGTGCGCTATGTGCTGCAGCGGCTGTATGCAGGCGAAGGCATGCCGCTGGTGCCTTGCCATCCCCGTGACCTGCTGAACATGGCGCTGGACCGCCAGCGTTACCTGGGCGGTTCCGGGCCCCTGTTGCCGCAAGAGCTGGAATGGGCCTGGCACAACTACTTCGTTCAGCTCGACTTCCTTTGA
- a CDS encoding A24 family peptidase: MSMELLVSTVLMLGLLGVAVVSDLRRHRIPNTLVLLGLALGLAGQVYTGGIAGLGDSLLGMLICFGLFLPMYAVGGMAAGDVKLMTMVGSFLPFHYALWAALFSLIAGGVCGFLIVLARGQLLQTLGRYWLIVRAQSYLAPTSDEVAGKPFPYSIAILIGTLNSVYWQLVADGWGV; encoded by the coding sequence ATGTCCATGGAATTGCTGGTGTCGACGGTACTAATGCTGGGACTGCTGGGCGTGGCGGTGGTGAGCGACCTGCGTCGCCACCGCATCCCCAACACGCTGGTCCTGTTGGGCCTTGCCCTGGGATTGGCCGGCCAGGTGTATACCGGCGGGATCGCCGGCTTGGGCGATAGCCTGCTGGGCATGCTGATCTGTTTCGGGCTGTTCCTGCCTATGTATGCAGTCGGTGGCATGGCCGCCGGTGACGTCAAGTTGATGACCATGGTCGGCAGCTTCCTGCCTTTTCATTACGCACTGTGGGCGGCGCTGTTCAGCCTTATCGCCGGCGGTGTGTGCGGTTTCCTGATCGTTCTGGCCCGCGGCCAACTGCTCCAGACCCTGGGGCGCTATTGGCTGATTGTGCGAGCCCAGTCTTATCTGGCGCCCACTTCGGATGAGGTGGCCGGCAAACCCTTTCCTTATTCGATTGCGATCCTGATCGGTACTTTGAACAGCGTTTACTGGCAACTGGTTGCCGACGGCTGGGGAGTCTAG
- a CDS encoding Flp family type IVb pilin translates to MTFQTISTSISKFAKDEDGLTIVEYAVAGGLITVLVAAAFVLLGGAVDTKIRALCQAANGNVAC, encoded by the coding sequence ATGACTTTCCAGACAATAAGCACTTCGATCAGCAAGTTCGCCAAAGATGAAGACGGCCTGACCATCGTTGAATACGCGGTGGCGGGTGGCTTGATCACGGTATTGGTAGCGGCGGCATTCGTCCTTCTGGGCGGCGCCGTGGATACCAAGATCCGGGCGTTGTGCCAAGCCGCCAATGGCAACGTTGCCTGCTAA
- a CDS encoding Flp family type IVb pilin, with amino-acid sequence MTLQTIKASVLKFAKDEDGLTIVEYAVAGGLITVLVAAAFVLLGGAVNTKIRALCQAVNGNVAC; translated from the coding sequence ATGACTCTTCAAACAATCAAGGCTTCGGTACTGAAGTTCGCCAAAGATGAAGATGGCCTGACCATTGTGGAATACGCCGTGGCCGGTGGGTTGATCACCGTATTGGTCGCCGCAGCGTTTGTTCTCCTGGGCGGCGCCGTGAATACCAAGATCCGTGCACTGTGCCAGGCGGTCAACGGCAACGTTGCCTGCTGA
- a CDS encoding DNA-binding response regulator, with amino-acid sequence MTSHLTGKPKLLWFDLTHDRSTKELISQFEDTCDCTLAKNAMLSNGEQADMICIHFDRPDTPGLRRLLEIKRTVPTIPITMFTVQHSEELAVWAMRSSVWEYMVLPFCATERKRYLTAVVQLCELRRHANGQRKTSQIDHSPTLPDSIRLTAGHQKHQALSHIMLYIDQHFRESIDQRDLAKRCGMTTFRFSRLFKEANGLGFTDYVLNKRMSFAKELLDNSQMPITSIGYEAGFKDPSYFARAFKQYANCTPSEYRSAYSIRSASPAQTPDDTAIEALESLVHSLEG; translated from the coding sequence ATGACCTCACACCTGACGGGCAAGCCAAAGCTGTTGTGGTTCGATCTGACTCACGATCGCTCCACCAAGGAACTCATCAGCCAGTTCGAGGACACCTGCGACTGCACGTTGGCGAAAAACGCCATGTTGTCCAATGGGGAACAGGCCGACATGATCTGCATCCATTTCGATCGTCCGGACACGCCAGGCTTGAGGCGTTTGCTGGAGATCAAGCGCACCGTCCCGACTATCCCCATCACCATGTTTACCGTGCAGCATTCCGAAGAGCTGGCAGTCTGGGCCATGCGCTCCAGCGTCTGGGAATACATGGTGCTGCCCTTTTGCGCCACCGAGCGTAAGCGCTATCTGACAGCCGTGGTGCAATTGTGTGAACTGCGCCGCCATGCCAACGGCCAGCGCAAAACCTCGCAGATCGACCATTCCCCGACCCTGCCGGACAGCATCCGCCTGACCGCAGGGCACCAGAAACACCAGGCCCTGAGCCACATTATGCTGTACATCGACCAGCATTTTCGCGAAAGCATCGATCAACGAGACCTGGCAAAGCGCTGCGGTATGACGACATTTCGTTTCAGTCGCCTGTTCAAGGAGGCCAATGGGCTTGGTTTTACCGACTACGTACTGAACAAACGCATGAGCTTTGCCAAGGAGCTGCTCGACAACAGCCAGATGCCTATCACCAGTATCGGTTATGAGGCCGGTTTCAAGGACCCCTCCTACTTCGCCCGCGCCTTCAAGCAATACGCCAACTGCACCCCCAGTGAATACCGTTCGGCCTACTCGATACGCAGCGCAAGCCCTGCACAAACGCCGGATGATACGGCGATAGAAGCGCTCGAAAGCCTTGTGCATAGCCTTGAAGGTTGA
- a CDS encoding Lrp/AsnC family transcriptional regulator, producing MDRIDVKILGKVQDCGRISITELSKHAGLSIPATTDRLRKLEDSGVIKGYSAQLDPTKLGYGISAVVGITTLKPAKAKLIATLTDIPEVVECLHITGNDSYLIRIYARSMAEIESIIANINAYGETRTSIVLSVPIERRKLAP from the coding sequence ATGGATCGTATAGACGTAAAAATCCTGGGGAAGGTACAGGACTGTGGCCGCATTTCTATCACAGAGCTTTCCAAACACGCGGGTCTTTCTATTCCCGCCACCACTGACAGGTTGCGCAAACTGGAAGACTCCGGGGTGATCAAGGGGTATAGCGCTCAGTTAGATCCAACCAAACTGGGGTACGGCATATCCGCTGTCGTTGGCATCACCACCCTCAAACCGGCGAAAGCCAAACTCATAGCGACGCTCACCGACATCCCCGAAGTCGTTGAGTGCCTGCACATCACCGGTAACGACTCCTATCTGATCAGGATCTATGCCAGGTCGATGGCTGAGATCGAGAGTATTATTGCCAATATCAATGCGTACGGTGAGACGCGTACCAGCATTGTTCTGTCAGTCCCTATCGAGAGAAGAAAGCTCGCTCCTTGA
- a CDS encoding YczE/YyaS/YitT family protein translates to MEDEKIKCSKKSDLFTRYIGTQVLELRSFKRDQFLMYLTGVSFFSIGATCFIISQLGTDPLDVLIISIDKILTFGMGICSAIVSLFFLTWWMLWNKKYPPISPFITTTLTGLLIDLWSLLGLGEYLIVRMNAYTLLATGLVLCAYSSALIIMSGIGIRIMDLVVLTMVSKWGWSFTKAKMIIEIGIFSTGWLLGGPFGVGTIAFLLVIGPLIQPFMNMNAKRFSLKNYGLIRASSAY, encoded by the coding sequence ATGGAAGATGAAAAAATAAAGTGCAGCAAAAAGTCTGACCTTTTCACCCGTTACATTGGAACGCAAGTCCTAGAACTTCGCAGTTTCAAGAGGGATCAGTTCCTGATGTACTTGACGGGCGTCAGTTTCTTTTCAATAGGCGCCACGTGTTTCATCATCAGCCAACTGGGCACCGACCCATTAGATGTCCTGATCATCTCGATAGATAAAATACTGACATTCGGAATGGGCATTTGCTCGGCGATCGTGTCGTTATTCTTTCTAACTTGGTGGATGCTTTGGAACAAAAAATACCCGCCAATAAGTCCATTCATTACAACGACACTGACAGGCCTGCTGATTGATCTCTGGTCCCTGCTCGGGCTTGGAGAGTATTTGATCGTCAGAATGAATGCATACACATTATTGGCGACGGGCCTGGTGTTGTGCGCCTATTCATCGGCACTCATCATCATGAGCGGTATTGGCATCAGAATCATGGACCTCGTGGTACTGACCATGGTTTCCAAATGGGGCTGGTCATTCACCAAAGCCAAGATGATCATTGAAATCGGTATTTTCTCGACTGGCTGGCTTTTAGGCGGCCCCTTTGGCGTGGGAACGATTGCCTTCCTGCTGGTGATCGGCCCGCTTATTCAACCCTTCATGAATATGAATGCCAAGCGCTTTTCACTTAAGAACTACGGACTGATCCGCGCTTCTTCTGCTTACTAA
- the amrS gene encoding AmmeMemoRadiSam system radical SAM enzyme yields the protein MDTAKSKNWTLDSTPAKLEEILPGGAVKCHLSPRNCVIQEGKVGFCKVRGNRGGRLVTLNYGKGVHSTEETIETEAVFHFAPGERILSLGNIGCMLNCGYCHNWKTSQAKYVTDKDVYYYTPEQVVETALKHGIRVISWTYNDPVVWHEFILDTAKLAKEAGLINLYKSAFFISEEAIDELLPVIDIFSISLKSISPEYYRKVTTGWVEPVLAGIKKVYDAGKYVEVSTLMVTDISDDEDTARKISQWVLDELGPNVPLHFVRFHPDYKMSNSIRTPVDRLLKARDVARSMGVEHVYLGNVNDIEGTNTSCNNCNALLVTRYGLNAEIIGLDSKGCCSQCGHDAHFKLLGEPEANTTVELQEEALSDYEKRKFEWHGDIVSLHAQVLNTEDFEQTVYLRRNYTDGHNSDWKSLTLRAHESYRFIIAKARIDESGPEVWLPKGVNSNLHEVFDRAHFPTESIEEIGISQNDITPTIGYEGKQNMYEQVIKMVSQS from the coding sequence ATGGACACTGCAAAAAGTAAAAACTGGACCCTGGACAGCACCCCGGCAAAACTGGAAGAAATACTTCCAGGGGGCGCGGTAAAGTGTCATCTTTCCCCACGAAATTGTGTCATACAGGAGGGCAAGGTAGGTTTTTGCAAAGTGCGCGGAAACCGTGGAGGTCGACTCGTTACTTTGAATTACGGCAAAGGCGTTCACAGCACCGAAGAAACCATCGAAACCGAGGCAGTGTTCCACTTTGCTCCTGGTGAGCGAATTCTTTCCCTGGGCAACATCGGTTGCATGCTCAACTGCGGTTATTGCCACAACTGGAAGACCTCGCAGGCCAAGTATGTCACCGACAAAGACGTCTACTACTACACCCCTGAGCAGGTAGTGGAAACCGCGCTCAAGCATGGAATACGCGTTATTTCCTGGACCTACAACGACCCTGTGGTCTGGCATGAATTCATCCTCGACACGGCAAAGCTGGCCAAGGAAGCGGGCCTGATCAACCTCTATAAGTCAGCCTTCTTTATCAGTGAAGAAGCCATTGATGAGTTACTGCCAGTCATTGATATTTTCTCGATTTCACTCAAATCCATTTCCCCCGAATACTATCGGAAAGTCACAACAGGCTGGGTAGAGCCAGTCCTGGCCGGTATCAAGAAAGTCTACGACGCCGGCAAATATGTTGAAGTCAGCACCTTGATGGTGACCGACATCAGTGACGATGAAGACACCGCCCGGAAAATCAGCCAATGGGTACTGGATGAACTGGGTCCGAATGTGCCCCTGCACTTCGTACGGTTTCACCCCGATTACAAAATGAGCAACAGTATCCGCACCCCCGTGGACCGGCTCCTGAAAGCACGGGACGTTGCCCGGAGCATGGGCGTCGAGCATGTCTACCTGGGTAACGTAAATGATATCGAGGGCACCAACACCAGTTGCAATAACTGTAACGCCCTGCTCGTCACCCGCTACGGTTTGAACGCTGAAATAATCGGCCTGGACAGCAAAGGATGCTGCTCCCAGTGCGGACACGATGCGCATTTCAAATTGCTGGGCGAACCCGAAGCGAACACAACTGTTGAACTGCAGGAGGAGGCACTGAGCGATTACGAGAAGCGAAAATTCGAGTGGCACGGGGATATCGTATCGCTGCACGCCCAAGTACTGAATACCGAAGACTTCGAACAGACTGTGTACCTGCGGCGCAATTATACCGACGGGCACAACAGCGATTGGAAATCGCTGACACTGCGAGCGCATGAAAGCTATCGATTCATTATCGCCAAGGCACGCATCGATGAATCAGGCCCTGAGGTCTGGCTTCCCAAGGGAGTGAACTCTAACCTTCATGAAGTATTCGACAGGGCTCACTTCCCAACCGAGTCGATTGAAGAGATTGGTATTTCGCAGAATGACATTACCCCGACCATTGGTTATGAGGGCAAGCAGAACATGTATGAGCAGGTCATCAAAATGGTCAGCCAGTCATGA
- a CDS encoding trans-sulfuration enzyme family protein, translated as MNVSTEILHIKVDDREAHPSVTPIYQCSAFSADSAFFYSRKANPNVTELEQVVAALEGSEYALAYSTGMSAIYMVLELLKPGGSLVINKFIYGCSYKLFQRYAARIGAQLTILDLTTEEGLKALPANVDMVIFETPTNPFLKDIDIHAVSKAVKQNNPQALVVVDNTWATPIFQKPLNFGADISLYSATKYFSGHSDVMGGLVLVNNEVIYNRLLEGRFYSGSILTPNSAWLLRRSMQTFNLRMEKHSRTTSSMLNYLRELPFIEKVYYPRVDGKQLTGYGGIVFVDIRPDLVAFYKTFTGALKWFGTGTGMACVTSMVAQPFSGSHASMTDQEKADMGIEKGLVRLCFGLEDLEDLKADLLQAFEATENKVNQKSSLNPA; from the coding sequence ATGAATGTGTCTACTGAAATACTTCATATCAAGGTGGATGATCGAGAGGCCCATCCCTCGGTAACACCTATTTATCAGTGCAGTGCTTTTAGTGCGGATTCGGCGTTCTTCTACTCGAGAAAAGCCAACCCCAATGTGACTGAATTGGAACAGGTTGTCGCGGCCCTGGAAGGCAGTGAATACGCCTTGGCCTACAGCACTGGGATGAGCGCCATTTACATGGTTTTGGAGCTGTTGAAACCGGGTGGCTCGCTGGTAATCAACAAATTCATCTATGGCTGTTCCTATAAGTTGTTTCAGAGGTATGCGGCACGTATCGGTGCGCAACTGACGATCCTGGACCTCACCACAGAAGAAGGTTTGAAAGCGTTGCCGGCGAACGTCGACATGGTCATTTTTGAAACACCGACCAATCCGTTCCTGAAAGACATCGATATTCACGCGGTCAGCAAGGCCGTCAAGCAAAATAACCCACAGGCCCTGGTGGTCGTTGACAACACCTGGGCCACCCCGATATTCCAGAAGCCACTGAACTTTGGCGCCGACATTTCACTGTACAGTGCAACGAAATACTTCTCCGGGCATAGCGATGTCATGGGCGGTTTGGTACTGGTCAACAATGAAGTGATTTATAACCGCTTGCTCGAAGGGCGCTTTTATTCAGGCTCGATACTCACCCCCAATAGCGCCTGGCTGCTTCGTCGAAGCATGCAGACGTTCAACCTGCGAATGGAGAAACACAGCCGTACCACGTCCAGCATGCTCAACTACCTGCGAGAACTGCCTTTTATTGAGAAAGTTTATTATCCGCGGGTCGATGGCAAACAATTGACCGGCTATGGCGGCATTGTGTTCGTTGATATCCGACCCGACTTGGTTGCCTTCTACAAAACGTTTACCGGTGCGCTCAAGTGGTTTGGCACGGGCACGGGAATGGCCTGCGTGACTTCGATGGTTGCGCAGCCCTTTAGTGGTAGTCATGCCTCAATGACCGATCAGGAAAAAGCCGACATGGGCATTGAAAAAGGCTTGGTTCGATTGTGCTTTGGTTTGGAGGACCTTGAGGATCTTAAAGCCGACCTGCTGCAAGCATTCGAAGCCACGGAGAATAAGGTCAATCAAAAAAGCTCACTCAATCCTGCCTGA
- a CDS encoding PLP-dependent aminotransferase family protein, with product MSSAFENTIFEDPILNVIHLLNSIAQENPEAISLASGRPDDEQCDPVLIDKGLTRYQQHVASTEQSLATLLCQYGKTAGVINDILADYLQVDEGIKVLNPESIVVCMGFQEACTLTLLSIFEGGGILLVPDPVFSGITGIAKLLRIKILPVPMATFLNPTALRKVAEDLESRGEKIKALYAIADFSNPTADSLSYHDRRAMLRLAKEMDFFILEDTAYSYFRYEGEKIPSMKSIDSSRVFLLGSFSKSIFPGLRMGYVVAPEGDGVMPFSTRLCKAKSLVTVNTPALCQAVVAGLLIENHYSLKGLNQPRVLSYTNKRDHMIKCLERQFPLKADARRTITWNHPAGGFFINVHLPFVFGYSEMCECAKDFKVIVFPTSLFSLTNDAVTQVRLSFSNATTPEVTQAIDRFRAYVEFKMP from the coding sequence TTGTCCAGCGCATTCGAAAACACAATATTCGAAGACCCCATTCTGAACGTTATCCACCTTCTAAACTCCATCGCCCAGGAAAACCCGGAAGCCATTTCCCTGGCTTCAGGTCGGCCGGATGATGAGCAGTGTGACCCCGTGCTCATCGACAAGGGGTTGACCCGTTACCAACAGCACGTCGCCAGTACTGAGCAGTCACTTGCAACACTGCTTTGCCAATATGGAAAAACCGCTGGAGTCATCAATGACATCCTCGCCGACTATTTGCAGGTGGATGAAGGGATAAAAGTTCTTAACCCTGAAAGCATTGTGGTGTGCATGGGCTTTCAAGAAGCTTGCACTTTGACGCTCTTATCCATCTTTGAGGGCGGCGGTATTTTATTGGTGCCGGATCCGGTGTTTTCCGGGATTACGGGGATTGCAAAACTGCTAAGGATAAAAATCCTACCCGTGCCCATGGCGACCTTTCTCAACCCCACTGCCCTGCGCAAGGTAGCTGAAGACCTTGAATCCAGAGGGGAAAAAATCAAAGCACTGTATGCGATTGCGGATTTCAGCAACCCCACCGCCGACAGCCTTTCCTATCACGACAGGCGGGCGATGCTGCGTTTAGCCAAGGAAATGGATTTTTTCATCCTCGAGGATACTGCCTACAGCTACTTCAGATACGAGGGAGAGAAAATTCCGTCGATGAAGTCGATCGACAGCAGCCGAGTGTTCCTGCTGGGTTCATTTTCAAAGTCGATTTTTCCAGGCTTGCGCATGGGCTATGTGGTCGCTCCAGAAGGCGACGGGGTTATGCCCTTCAGCACCAGGCTGTGCAAGGCCAAAAGCCTGGTCACGGTCAATACCCCGGCCCTGTGCCAGGCTGTTGTCGCAGGGCTACTGATCGAGAACCATTATTCGCTGAAAGGGTTGAACCAACCCAGAGTGTTGTCTTACACAAACAAAAGAGACCACATGATTAAATGCCTTGAGCGGCAATTCCCACTCAAGGCTGACGCCCGAAGAACGATCACCTGGAATCATCCGGCAGGCGGCTTCTTCATCAATGTGCACCTGCCTTTCGTCTTTGGATATTCTGAAATGTGCGAATGCGCCAAGGACTTCAAAGTCATTGTGTTTCCCACTTCCTTGTTCTCACTGACGAACGACGCGGTTACTCAGGTGAGGTTGTCGTTTAGTAATGCGACAACGCCCGAGGTCACACAGGCAATAGACCGTTTCAGGGCATACGTTGAGTTTAAAATGCCCTGA
- a CDS encoding LysE family translocator, whose protein sequence is MLIFVKSMVIGLCIAAPVGPIGLLCIQRSLMLGWRAGFATGLGAATADSIYGFIGALGVTAIIATLISFKPWLCIFGGVFLAYIGYQTIRSKGGATAMAGERANMFKAYSTTLFLTLSNPMTILSFIAIFAALSDGMVSDQSSQHSVLPMVTGIFLGSAAWWLGLSGFSSIFKARIAQSKLKLINYLSGATITILGAYQVATGVMLATAA, encoded by the coding sequence ATGTTGATTTTCGTTAAATCAATGGTCATCGGGCTTTGCATTGCAGCGCCTGTGGGACCCATTGGGCTGTTGTGTATACAGAGAAGTCTCATGCTCGGCTGGAGAGCCGGTTTCGCGACAGGGTTGGGGGCGGCCACCGCCGATTCGATCTATGGATTTATTGGGGCCTTGGGGGTCACGGCCATCATCGCAACGCTCATTAGCTTTAAACCATGGTTGTGCATTTTCGGCGGGGTATTCCTCGCTTACATTGGTTATCAAACGATCCGATCGAAGGGCGGCGCAACCGCTATGGCGGGTGAGCGTGCCAACATGTTCAAAGCCTACTCGACCACGCTGTTCTTGACCCTGTCGAACCCCATGACGATCTTATCGTTTATCGCGATATTCGCCGCGCTGAGTGACGGTATGGTCAGTGATCAAAGCAGTCAGCACTCAGTGCTGCCCATGGTGACAGGTATCTTTCTGGGCTCGGCGGCCTGGTGGCTGGGATTGAGCGGCTTCTCCTCCATTTTCAAGGCCAGGATCGCCCAATCAAAGCTCAAATTGATCAACTACCTTTCCGGGGCAACCATCACGATTCTGGGCGCTTACCAAGTAGCCACTGGCGTCATGCTGGCCACGGCAGCGTGA